The Hymenobacter sp. DG01 genome has a segment encoding these proteins:
- the gmk gene encoding guanylate kinase yields the protein MQGKIIAFSAPSGAGKTTIVHRLLERIPELSFSISACTRDKRGRTEANGKDYYFISVQEFQEKIRHDDFVEWEEVYEGAFYGTLKSEIERIWSNGQHSVLDVDVKGGLSIKEFYKDRALAVFVKPPSLEVLEQRLRNRATDSDASISARLYKANFELTFEDRFDVTIVNDDLERAIDEAERLVRNFITAEPAIL from the coding sequence ATGCAGGGTAAAATCATCGCCTTTTCGGCTCCTTCCGGCGCCGGTAAGACCACTATCGTTCACCGGCTGCTGGAGCGAATTCCGGAGCTAAGTTTCTCTATTTCAGCGTGCACCCGCGATAAGCGTGGCCGCACCGAAGCCAACGGCAAGGACTACTACTTTATCTCCGTTCAGGAGTTTCAGGAGAAAATCCGCCACGATGACTTCGTAGAATGGGAAGAGGTGTATGAAGGTGCCTTCTATGGTACGCTGAAGTCGGAGATTGAACGCATCTGGAGCAACGGCCAACATTCCGTGCTGGATGTGGACGTGAAAGGCGGCCTCAGCATCAAGGAGTTTTACAAAGACCGCGCCCTTGCGGTGTTCGTAAAACCTCCGTCGCTGGAGGTTTTGGAGCAGCGCCTCCGCAACCGCGCCACCGACTCTGATGCCAGCATCTCTGCCCGCCTTTACAAAGCCAACTTCGAGCTGACATTCGAGGACCGCTTCGACGTCACTATCGTAAATGATGACCTCGAGCGAGCTATTGACGAGGCCGAAAGGTTG